One Fusarium falciforme chromosome 12, complete sequence DNA window includes the following coding sequences:
- a CDS encoding N-acetyltransferase domain-containing protein, which yields MVVINSPQPSEAQRLGEIYVSSMAENPVVIVQFPTPERRQELQAYFTISIEHSIQKSPDTTLVARTDNGRILSFIHWDVIDPHTAHQEAKESNNPPKADPSASDSVSFDSEALSWQSNYLAIAEDARVKTMGQRPYIHLVYVSTDPNHQGHGSASRLLSRLMEVAVSNRLPIWLESTMNAVSFYEKKGWQRVCKICTPAPGNAGEFHGGVYEEQGMLWEAPSA from the exons ATGGTCGTCATCAACTCCCCCCAGCCATCTGAAGCTCAACGCCTCGGTGAGATTTACGTCTCATCAATGGCCGAGAACCCTGTTGTCATTGTTCAGTTTCCCACACCCGAACGTCGACAAGAATTGCAAGCATACTTTACAATCTCTATTGAACATTCTATACAAAAAAGTCCCGACACGACATTGGTTGCGAGAACCGACAATGGGCGGATTCTGAGCTTCATCCATTGGGATGTGATTGACCCTCATACCGCCCATCAAGAGGCTAAAGAATCGAACAATCCGCCAAAGGCTGATCCTTCCGCCAGCGACAGTGTTTCTTTTGACAGCGAGGCTCTTAGCTGGCAATCGAATTATCTTGCTATCGCGGAGGATGCACGGGTCAAAACCATGGGTCAACGACCGTACATCC ATTTGGTCTACGTTTCCACGGATCCCAATCACCAAGGCCATGGTTCTGCTAGTAGACTTCTGAGTCGTCTAATGGAGGTGGCCGTATCCAATAGGTTACCCATCTGGCTTGAGAGCACAATGAATGCAGTGTCATTTTACGAGAAGAAGGGTTGGCAAAGGGTATGCAAGATTTGTACACCAGCGCCTGGAAATGCTGGAGAGTTTCATGGAGGTGTGTATGAAGAACAAGGTATGCTATGGGAGGCCCCTTCGGCTTGA
- a CDS encoding DAO domain-containing protein — protein sequence MAQQCKLQSTILDVTSNEILIAFAQQVRDRISLPACLPSENPTSSAWQYPPADVAKAQSSTLPSDTDVAIIGSGITGTSVAHTMLNHPSAAGLRITILEARNACSGATGRNGGHLVSDTCGRFEDLVNALGVEEATKILRFSEANITELKALVNQLEQEERDFIQLREVNATDVVMDKKSLEEAKRSLELLQATIPDTILKYGMTEDQDIIKNEYMYRDGLAGFTQEGACALWPYRLITILQKRLLDLHHGRFSLETNTAVTSVSYQDKSVEEPGYLLETTRGPIKAKTVIHCTNGYASHLLPSLTGKLYPLRGTMSVQDPGAAFPRVGDRYSWTQMHQSRYDPETKRITTGLYYAQQNALTGDIYIGGESQEVDNLLTSDDSEVATSAKENISSIIPKIFSGADDARLKTVWSGIMGFTTDWLPMVGNLGQAGTEQASNEWIAAGFNGHGMDKCWLTGQAVARMALGEEVPLWFPKSYLLTSERLKACSLDASVALFQDTFIANSAKI from the exons ATGGCTCAACAGTGTAAGCTTCAGAGTACCATTCTAGATGTCACCTCTAATGAGATTCTCATAGCCTTCGCCCAGCAGGTCAGGGACCGCATCAGCCTTCCTGCTTGTCTGCCTTCAGAAAACCCCACCTCGTCTGCATGGCAATATCCTCCCGCCGACGTTGCAAAGGCTCAATCATCCACTCTTCCTTCAGACACTGATGTTGCTATCATCGGGTCGGGTATAACTGGTACGAGTGTCGCCCATACGATGTTGAATCACCCCTCTGCCGCCGGGCTACGCATAACTATATTGGAGGCCCGCAATGCCTGCAGCGGTGCTACTGGACGCAATGGCGGCCACCTTGTTTCCGATACTTGTGGACGATTTGAGGACCTCGTGAATGCCTTGGGAGTCGAGGAAGCTACAAAGATTTTGCGCTTCAGCGAGGCTAATATCACGGAGCTCAAGGCACTGGTGAACCAGCTTGAACAAGAGGAACGTGACTTTATACAACTCCGAGAAGTCAATGCCACGGATGTTGTGATGGATAAGAAATCCCTGGAGGAGGCCAAACGTTCCCTGGAGTTACTGCAAGCTACGATACCCGATACCATCCTCAAATATGGCATGACAGAGGATCAAGACATCATCAAG AACGAATACATGTATCGTGATGGCCTAGCCGGCTTTACTCAGGAAGGCGCATGCGCCCTCTGGCCTTATCGGCTTATCACCATCCTTCAGAAGCGTCTACTGGACTTGCATCATGGTAGATTCTCCCTCGAGACGAATACGGCCGTCACTTCAGTTTCCTATCAAGACAAGTCAGTGGAAGAACCTGGATACCTACTGGAGACAACTCGAGGACCCATCAAGGCCAAAACAGTTATCCACTGTACGAATGGCTATGCATCTCATCTGCTACCAAGCCTGACTGGCAAGCTTTACCCATTGAGGGGTACAATGTCGGTGCAAGATCCTGGGGCTGCTTTCCCTCGAGTCGGCGACCGATACTCGTGGACACAGATGCACCAAAGCCGCTATGATCCCGAGACAAAGCGCATCACGACGGGACTATACTATGCTCAGCAAAATGCTTTGACAGGGGATATCTACATAGGAGGAGAGAGTCAAGAAGTCGACAACCTATTGACAAGTGATGACTCTGAAGTTGCGACATCTGCCAAAGAGAACATCTCATCTATCATCCCAAAGATATTTTCAGGCGCCGATGATGCCCGCCTCAAGACGGTGTGGTCGGGAATCATGGGTTTCACAACGGACTGGTTGCCTATGGTTGGGAATCTTGGGCAGGCTGGCACAGAGCAGGCCTCCAACGAGTGGATCGCAGCCGGGTTCAACGGCCACGGTATGGATAAGTGTTGGTTGACTGGCCAAGCTGTTGCTAGAATGGCCTTGGGTGAGGAAGTGCCTTTGTGGTTCCCCAAGTCTTACCTCCTCACTTCGGAGAGGCTTAAGGCTTGCAGTTTGGACGCCTCGGTGGCCTTGTTCCAGGACACTTTTATCGCCAACTCTGCCAAGATTTGA
- a CDS encoding MFS domain-containing protein, which yields MAPSSQPEQNPDFWAPGTVIIADRDELINGTILHPTPTDDPNDPLNWSALRKAVNFALVSLYVLLTFVQLDIGFTAWEQMQGELRFSVDQLNGSAAVNYAGLAVGCILFIPFAYKYGRRPVYLFSALLQFVSCIWFATTKNIGDSYGSNLISGLGGAVSETIAQMTIADLFFVHDHASMNGWYLFSTFTGAYLGPVASGYIVESQGWRWMWWWCVILFGINLVLILLFFEETKFTRVLTGSHEVASDQGERNESTETSRDKHAQLQQVSSAVQLESPPRKKSYRERLAWVTKTDGSMLHDFYQPVVVLFTFPAVAYTAATFGTLLAWFAILISTQSTYLFLPPYNFTAVGVGLMNLAPFVGSLPGVFFGGYLNDKSIVWLAKRNNGIYEPEMRLWLALPMAIITPAGILTFGLGLNSGASWPVLAVGLGMFAFGLTVAGDIALSYSMDCYHDIVGNALVGVVFVRNVLAVVVLFALTPWTKAMGLQGLHIFISVVCFVVLLLPAVLLVWGKKGRVATRNAYMKMSQQQPTGRDFS from the exons ATGGCGCCCTCGAGTCAACCCGAGCAGAACCCTGATTTTTGGGCTCCGGGAACGGTAATCATAGCAGATC GCGATGAACTCATCAACGGCACGATCCTGCATCCAACTCCGACAGACGACCCCAACGACCCCTTGAACTGGAGTGCACTACGGAAAGCAGTCAACTTCGCCCTCGTGTCTCTATACGTCCTGCTCACCTTTGTTCAGCTGGACATTGGATTCACAGCCTGGGAGCAAATGCAAGGGGAGCTGAGATTCTCAGTCGATCAGCTCAATGGATCCGCCGCTGTCAACTATGCCGGTTTGGCTGTGGGCTGCATTCTCTTTATTCCTTTCGCCTACAAGTATGGACGGCGCCCAGTCTACCTATTCAGCGCACTGTTGCAGTTTGTCAGCTGCATCTGGTTTGCAACGACAAAGAACATAGGGGATTCATATGGAAGCAACCTGATTTCCGGGCTCGGAGGAGCCGTAAGTGAAACCATCGCGCAGATGACCATCGCCGACCTTTTCTTCGTTCACGACCACGCATCCATGAACGGATGGTACCTCTTCTCCACCTTCACCGGCGCCTACCTTGGACCAGTGGCCTCAGGATACATCGTCGAGAGCCAAGGGTGGCGATggatgtggtggtggtgtgttATACTCTTCGGGATCAACCTTGTATTGATTCTTCTGTTTTTCGAGGAAACCAAGTTTACCCGTGTTCTGACAGGCTCACACGAGGTTGCATCTGACCAAGGCGAGAGAAACGAGTCGACAGAGACCTCTCGAGATAAGCATGCCCAACTACAGCAGGTTAGCTCTGCTGTTCAGCTTGAGTCTCCACCCCGCAAAAAGTCATACCGCGAGCGCCTTGCATGGGTCACCAAAACTGATGGCTCCATGCTACACGACTTCTACCAACCCGTGGTGGTCTTGTTCACCTTCCCTGCGGTTGCTTACACGGCTGCCACATTTGGTACCCTTTTGGCATGGTTTGCCATTCTGATCTCTACGCAGTCAACCTACCTGTTTCTTCCACCGTACAACTTCACTGCGGTGGGTGTAGGGTTGATGAACCTCGCCCCGTTCGTCGGCTCGCTCCCCGGAGTCTTCTTTGGCGGATACCTGAACGACAAGTCTATTGTGTGGCTGGCCAAGAGGAACAACGGCATCTACGAACCTGAGATGCGTCTCTGGCTTGCTCTTCCGATGGCCATCATTACCCCGGCCGGCATTCTTACATTCGGTCTGGGGCTTAACAGC GGAGCTTCATGGCCTGTCCTTGCCGTCGGCCTCGGCATGTTTGCATTTGGTCTCACTGTTGCAGGCGACATTGCACTCTCCTACTCAATGGACTGCTATCATGAT ATTGTCGGAAATGCGTTGGTTGGTGTCGTCTTTGTTCGTAATGTCCTCGCTGTGGTGGTTCTGTTCGCCCTCACCCCATGGACCAAAGCCATGGGCCTTCAGGGGCTGCACATCTTCATCTCTGTCGTCTGCTTTGTggtgctcctcctccctgcGGTATTACTTGTTTGGGGTAAGAAGGGAAGAGTGGCGACTAGGAACGCTTATATGAAGATGtcacagcagcagccgacGGGACGAGACTTTTCTTAG